Proteins from a genomic interval of Desulfofustis limnaeus:
- a CDS encoding GNAT family N-acetyltransferase, producing the protein MKVSPHSVRRATTADAAELAALAERTFRETFAAANTAANMDEHCRRNYGETIQAAEIVSQSGVTLVAERDGLLVGYAHVRFDASTPSCVTGRLPGELQRLYVAGEYHGSGVAQALMAASLSALARHGCDVAWLGVWERNPRAIAFYLKLGFREVGEHVFQLGADPQRDVVMVLPLQKPGSII; encoded by the coding sequence ATGAAAGTCTCCCCACATAGCGTTCGAAGAGCGACGACGGCCGATGCCGCTGAACTTGCTGCGCTAGCCGAGCGCACATTCAGAGAGACATTCGCTGCTGCGAACACTGCCGCCAACATGGACGAGCATTGTCGCCGAAACTACGGCGAAACGATCCAGGCAGCCGAGATAGTGAGCCAAAGCGGCGTCACTCTTGTGGCAGAGCGTGATGGGCTTCTCGTTGGTTATGCCCACGTGCGGTTCGATGCTTCGACGCCCAGTTGTGTGACAGGCAGGCTACCTGGAGAACTCCAACGCCTCTACGTGGCGGGTGAGTATCACGGCTCGGGTGTTGCTCAGGCGCTCATGGCCGCGAGCCTTTCCGCCTTGGCTCGGCACGGCTGCGACGTTGCCTGGCTCGGAGTGTGGGAGAGAAATCCCCGGGCCATCGCGTTTTATCTGAAACTCGGCTTTCGCGAAGTAGGCGAACACGTCTTTCAGCTGGGCGCAGACCCTCAACGGGACGTAGTGATGGTTCTTCCTCTTCAAAAGCCAGGTTCTATCATCTGA
- a CDS encoding class I SAM-dependent methyltransferase, giving the protein MFEDLESISERPEPFEFYTARDLWTDDHTWAQMLSFHLNEAIDISSRNAEFISRSVEWIASTFNIGQDTKIADFGCGPGLYATRLAKHRANVTGIDFSGRSLEYAKAVAVRERLDISYVQQNYLDFETRDRFDLVLMIMCDFCALSPTQRREILVKFNRILMPGGSVLLDVYSLAAFAQREEAATYEVNLLNGFWSPHKYYGFLNTFKYYGEKVALDKYTIVEPRRTRTVHNWLQYFTLEDLEREFVAAGFSIEGIYSDVAGTPYDRNSNEFAVIAKKA; this is encoded by the coding sequence CGCGTGACCTATGGACTGATGACCATACGTGGGCGCAGATGCTTTCTTTCCACCTCAACGAGGCCATCGATATTTCTTCGCGAAACGCTGAGTTCATCAGTCGATCGGTGGAATGGATCGCGTCCACATTCAACATCGGCCAGGACACGAAGATCGCGGATTTTGGCTGTGGTCCAGGATTGTATGCAACGCGCTTAGCCAAACACCGCGCAAACGTAACAGGCATTGATTTCTCAGGCAGATCCCTCGAGTATGCAAAGGCGGTCGCGGTTCGCGAACGGTTGGACATCAGTTATGTGCAGCAGAATTATCTTGATTTTGAAACTCGAGACCGATTCGACCTTGTCTTGATGATCATGTGTGACTTCTGCGCCCTCAGCCCAACACAAAGAAGAGAAATCCTGGTAAAATTCAACAGGATCCTTATGCCTGGCGGTTCGGTCCTTCTCGATGTTTACTCCCTGGCGGCGTTTGCCCAAAGAGAAGAGGCAGCGACATACGAAGTAAACCTGCTCAACGGATTCTGGTCGCCGCACAAGTACTATGGTTTTCTAAATACCTTCAAATATTACGGAGAGAAGGTGGCTCTTGACAAATACACGATTGTCGAGCCGCGGCGTACCAGGACGGTGCACAACTGGCTGCAATATTTTACCCTGGAGGACTTGGAGCGGGAGTTCGTTGCGGCAGGATTTTCCATCGAAGGAATTTATTCGGACGTCGCGGGAACACCGTATGATAGAAATTCCAACGAATTTGCTGTGATTGCCAAGAAAGCGTAG